Part of the Arthrobacter globiformis genome is shown below.
GGGGGAGAAGGCCATCGCCGAACTCGAACAGGCCATCCGCGACGCCAAGGCAGCCCCGGAGCGCGGCGGCCCGATCGTGATCCACGTCGAATCCGACCCGCTGCTGGACGCCCCGAGCTCCGAATCCTGGTGGGACGTGCCCGTCTCCCAGGTCTCCGACCTCGACTCCACCCAGCAGGCCTACCAGACCTACACCGACCACAAGAACCGCCAGCGCAAACTGCTCGGCTGATCTTTCTCCTCCCCAAGCTACAGACCAAGGAAGTCATCTCTATGTCAACGACGACCGTCACCACCACCATCAACCACTTCATCAACGGTGCCGAGACCGCCGGCGAAGGCGACCGCACCCAGCCCGTGTACAACCCGGCGACCGGCGCCGTGTCCGCTGAGCTGCGCCTGGCCAACCGCGCCGACCTGGACAACACCGTCGCCGCGGCCCGCAAGGCTGCCGATTCCTGGGGTGACATTTCCCTGGCTAAGCGCACCGCGGTCCTGTTCAAGTTCCGCGAACTCGTCGCCGAGCACATCGACGAGCTCGCGGAGCTGATCACCGCCGAGCACGGCAAGGTCCTCTCCGACGCGAAGGGCGAGATCGGCCGCGGCCTGGAAGTCATCGAGTTCGCCTGCGGCATCCCGACCCTGCTCAAGGGCGACTACTCGGACCAGGTCTCCACCGGCATCGACGTCTTCTCCTTCCGCGAGCCCCTGGGCGTTGTTGCCGGCATCACCCCGTTCAACTTCCCCGTCATGGTGCCTTTGTGGATGGCCCCGATGGCGATCGCCACCGGCAACGCCTTCATCCTCAAGCCCTCCGAGCGCGACCCTTCCGCCTCCATGTTGCTGGCCAAGCTCTGGAAGGACGCCGGGCTGCCCGACGGCGTGTTCCAGGTCCTGCACGGCGACAAGGAAACGGTTGACGGGCTGTTGACCCACCCGGACGTGGACGGCATTTCCTTCGTGGGCTCCACCCCGATCGCCAAGTACGTCCACGAGACCGCCACCGCCCACGGCAAGCGCGTCCAGGCTCTCGGCGGGGCGAAGAACCACGCCATCATCCTGCCCGACGCCGATTTGGACAACGCCGCGGACCACCTCGCCGCCGCCGCCTTCGGCTCCGCCGGGTGAGCGCTGCATGGCCATCTCCGTCGCCGTCGCCGTCGGTGACGCCGCGGACCTGCTGGTCAAGAAGGTCGAAGAACGCGCCGCCGCCGTCAAGGTCAACAACGGCACCGTGCCCGGCGCGGAAATGGGCCCGGTCATCACGCCCGCGTCCAAGGAACGTATCGTGAAGATCGTCACCGAGGCCGAAGCCGCGGGAGCTGCGATGGTGGTGGACGGCCGCGACCTCGTCGTCCCCGGCCACGAAGACGGCTTCTGGGTCGGCCCCACCGTCCTGGACCACGTCAAGACCGAAATGACCGCCTACACCGAGGAGATCTTCGGGCCCGTCCTCGTCGTCGTCCGCGTGGATACCCTGGAGGACGGCATCAAGCTGATCAACTCCAACCCGTACGGCAACGGCACCGCAATCTTCACCTCCTCCGGCGCCGCGGCCCGCAAGTTCCAGCGCTCCGTCACCGTCGGAATGATTGGCATCAACGTGCCCCTGCCCGTCCCGGTGGCCTACCACTCCTTCGGCGGCTGGAAGGCCTCGCTCTTCGGCGACAAGAACATTTACGGCCCCGAAGGCGTCTCCTTCTACACCCGCGGCAAAGTCGTCACCTCCCGCTGGCCCGAACCCACCCACGCCTCCGGCGCCTCCTACAACTTCCCCTCCAACTAATCCCCACCCGGTTTCGCTCCCCACCCGCCCCCCTGGCCTCGCAGGCTCTGCCAGGGAACCTTGCGGGCGGGGGCCCAAAGCCAGCAGCAGACATAAGGATTGAGCAATGACTGAGAACAAGCTGATCATCGGCACGGCACCGGACTCCTGGGGGGTGTGGTTCGCGGACGACCCGAAGCAGACCCCGTGGGAGCGCTTCCTCGATGAAGTGGCGGAATCCGGCTACAAGTGGATTGAACTCGGCCCCTACGGCTACCTGCCGAACGACCCCACCCGGCTAGCCGAGGAGCTCAAGCAGCGCGACCTGAAGGTCACCGCCGGAACCGTGTTTACCGCGTTCCACCGCGGCTTGGACCAGTGGGAGACCGCCTGGGAGCCGGCCCGGAAGGTTGCCGAGCTTACGGCTGCCATGGGTGGCGAGCATATCGTGGTGATTCCCGCGATGTGGCGCGACGACGTCACCGGCGAAGCCGTGGAAAGCGGCGAACTCAGCGACAAAGCCTGGAGCGACCTTTTCGCCGGGCACAACCGGCTCGGGAAGACCCTGCTGGAGGACTTCGGCCTGAAGCAGCAGTTCCACTCCCACGCGGACTCGCACGTAGGCGCGCAGGAAGACATTGAAACCCTGCTGGGTGCTACCGACCCGCAGTACCTCAACCTGTGCCTCGACACCGGCCACGCCGAATATTGCGGCGCCTCCAGCCTGGAGCTCATCAAGAACTACCCGGACCGCATTGGCTACCTGCACCTGAAGCAGATCAACCCGGACGTCCTCAGACAAGTCAACGAGGAAAACATGACCTGGGCCGCCGCCAACCTGGCGGGCGTTATGACCGAGCCGCCGAACGGCTTGCCGGACCTGCGCGCCGTCATCGAAGCCGTCGAGGCCCTCAACCGGCCCATCTTCGGCATCGTGGAGCAGGACATGTACCCTGTGGCCTTCGACGTTCCCATGCCGATCGCCAAGCGCACCAGGAACTACCTGCTCTCCTGCGGTTCGCGGACCGCTGTCAACTAATCGGCATCCTGCTCACGCCAACTCCAAAGGAAGAGAACAATGACTGAAACCCTTCGCGTCGCCGTCATCGGCGCCGGCCGCATGGGCGCGGACCACATCCAGCGCCTCAGCAAGCGGATCCACGGCGCTGAAGTCGCCGCCGTCGTCGACGTCGACCTGGCCCGCGCGCAGGCCGCCATTGAAGGCATCCCCGGCGCCGTGGCCCTCGCCGACGCCGAAGAGGCCCTCAACAACGGCGACGTCAATGCCGTGCTGATCGCCACCCCCGGCTTCCTGCACG
Proteins encoded:
- a CDS encoding sugar phosphate isomerase/epimerase family protein yields the protein MTENKLIIGTAPDSWGVWFADDPKQTPWERFLDEVAESGYKWIELGPYGYLPNDPTRLAEELKQRDLKVTAGTVFTAFHRGLDQWETAWEPARKVAELTAAMGGEHIVVIPAMWRDDVTGEAVESGELSDKAWSDLFAGHNRLGKTLLEDFGLKQQFHSHADSHVGAQEDIETLLGATDPQYLNLCLDTGHAEYCGASSLELIKNYPDRIGYLHLKQINPDVLRQVNEENMTWAAANLAGVMTEPPNGLPDLRAVIEAVEALNRPIFGIVEQDMYPVAFDVPMPIAKRTRNYLLSCGSRTAVN